Proteins encoded by one window of Canis lupus dingo isolate Sandy chromosome 10, ASM325472v2, whole genome shotgun sequence:
- the LIMS1 gene encoding LIM and senescent cell antigen-like-containing domain protein 1 isoform X6 encodes MLGVAAGMTNSNMANALANATCERCKGGFAPAEKIVNSNGELYHEQCFVCAQCFQQFPEGLFYEFEGRKYCEHDFQMLFAPCCHQCGEFIIGRVIKAMNNSWHPECFRCDLCQEVLADIGFVKNAGRHLCRPCHNREKARGLGKYICQKCHAIIDEQPLIFKNDPYHPDHFNCANCGKELTADARELKGELYCLPCHDKMGVPICGACRRPIEGRVVNAMGKQWHVEHFVCAKCEKPFLGHRHYERKGLAYCETHYNQLFGDVCFHCNRVIEGDVVSALNKAWCVNCFACSTCNTKLTLKNKFVEFDMKPVCKKCYEKFPLELKKRLKKLAETLGRK; translated from the exons AATGCTCTGGCCAACGCCACCTGTGAACGCTGCAAGGGGGGCTTTGCACCCGCCGAGAAGATAGTAAACAGTAACGGGGAGCTGTACCACGAGCAGTGCTTCGTGTGTGCTCAGTGCTTCCAGCAGTTTCCAGAGGGACTCTTCTATGAG TTTGAAGGAAGGAAGTATTGTGAACATGACTTTCAGATGCTCTTTGCTCCTTGCTGTCATCAGTGTG GTGAATTCATCATTGGCCGAGTGATCAAAGCCATGAATAACAGCTGGCATCCTGAGTGCTTCCGCTGTGACCTCTGCCAGGAAGTGCTGGCAGATATTGGGTTTGTCAAGAATGCTGGGAG ACATCTATGTCGCCCCTGTCATAATCGTGAGAAAGCCAGAGGCCTTGGAAAATACATCTGCCAGAAATGCCATGCCATCATTGATGAGCAGCCGCTGATATTCAAGAATGACCCTTACCATCCAGACCATTTCAACTGTGCCAATTGCGG GAAGGAGCTGACAGCTGATGCCCGGGAGCTGAAGGGAGAACTGTACTGCCTGCCGTGCCATGATAAAATGGGAGTCCCCATCTGTGGCGCTTGTCGACGGCCCATTGAAGGGCGTGTGGTGAATGCCATGGGCAAGCAGTGGCATGTGGAG cattttgtttGTGCCAAGTGTGAAAAGCCATTTCTTGGACATCGCCATTATGAAAGGAAGGGCCTGGCCTATTGCGAAACCCACTATAACCAG ctatTTGGTGATGTTTGTTTCCACTGCAACCGTGTTATAGAGGGTGATG TGGTCTCTGCTCTGAATAAGGCCTGGTGTGTCAACTGTTTTGCCTGCTCGACCTGCAACACTAAATTAACACTCAA GAATAAATTTGTGGAGTTTGACATGAAGCCCGTCTGTAAGAAGTGCTATGAGAAATTTCCATTGGAGCTGAAGAAAAGACTCAAGAAACTAGCTGAGACCTTAGGAAGGAAataa
- the LIMS1 gene encoding LIM and senescent cell antigen-like-containing domain protein 1 isoform X5, translated as MLGVAAGMTNSNMANALANATCERCKGGFAPAEKIVNSNGELYHEQCFVCAQCFQQFPEGLFYEFEGRKYCEHDFQMLFAPCCHQCGEFIIGRVIKAMNNSWHPECFRCDLCQEVLADIGFVKNAGRHLCRPCHNREKARGLGKYICQKCHAIIDEQPLIFKNDPYHPDHFNCANCGKELTADARELKGELYCLPCHDKMGVPICGACRRPIEGRVVNAMGKQWHVEHFVCAKCEKPFLGHRHYERKGLAYCETHYNQLFGDVCFHCNRVIEGDVVSALNKAWCVNCFACSTCNTKLTLKDKFVEIDLKPVCKHCYEKMPEEFKRRLAKREREAKDKEKQKKKKPVCL; from the exons AATGCTCTGGCCAACGCCACCTGTGAACGCTGCAAGGGGGGCTTTGCACCCGCCGAGAAGATAGTAAACAGTAACGGGGAGCTGTACCACGAGCAGTGCTTCGTGTGTGCTCAGTGCTTCCAGCAGTTTCCAGAGGGACTCTTCTATGAG TTTGAAGGAAGGAAGTATTGTGAACATGACTTTCAGATGCTCTTTGCTCCTTGCTGTCATCAGTGTG GTGAATTCATCATTGGCCGAGTGATCAAAGCCATGAATAACAGCTGGCATCCTGAGTGCTTCCGCTGTGACCTCTGCCAGGAAGTGCTGGCAGATATTGGGTTTGTCAAGAATGCTGGGAG ACATCTATGTCGCCCCTGTCATAATCGTGAGAAAGCCAGAGGCCTTGGAAAATACATCTGCCAGAAATGCCATGCCATCATTGATGAGCAGCCGCTGATATTCAAGAATGACCCTTACCATCCAGACCATTTCAACTGTGCCAATTGCGG GAAGGAGCTGACAGCTGATGCCCGGGAGCTGAAGGGAGAACTGTACTGCCTGCCGTGCCATGATAAAATGGGAGTCCCCATCTGTGGCGCTTGTCGACGGCCCATTGAAGGGCGTGTGGTGAATGCCATGGGCAAGCAGTGGCATGTGGAG cattttgtttGTGCCAAGTGTGAAAAGCCATTTCTTGGACATCGCCATTATGAAAGGAAGGGCCTGGCCTATTGCGAAACCCACTATAACCAG ctatTTGGTGATGTTTGTTTCCACTGCAACCGTGTTATAGAGGGTGATG TGGTCTCTGCTCTGAATAAGGCCTGGTGTGTCAACTGTTTTGCCTGCTCGACCTGCAACACTAAATTAACACTCAA GGATAAGTTTGTTGAAATTGATCTAAAACCAGTCTGCAAACACTGTTATGAAAAAATGCCAGAAGAATTTAAGAGGCGACTTGCCAAAcgggagagagaagcaaaggataaggagaagcagaaaaagaaaaagccagtcTGTTTGTAA
- the LIMS1 gene encoding LIM and senescent cell antigen-like-containing domain protein 1 isoform X7, whose amino-acid sequence MANALANATCERCKGGFAPAEKIVNSNGELYHEQCFVCAQCFQQFPEGLFYEFEGRKYCEHDFQMLFAPCCHQCGEFIIGRVIKAMNNSWHPECFRCDLCQEVLADIGFVKNAGRHLCRPCHNREKARGLGKYICQKCHAIIDEQPLIFKNDPYHPDHFNCANCGKELTADARELKGELYCLPCHDKMGVPICGACRRPIEGRVVNAMGKQWHVEHFVCAKCEKPFLGHRHYERKGLAYCETHYNQLFGDVCFHCNRVIEGDVVSALNKAWCVNCFACSTCNTKLTLKDKFVEIDLKPVCKHCYEKMPEEFKRRLAKREREAKDKEKQKKKKPVCL is encoded by the exons AATGCTCTGGCCAACGCCACCTGTGAACGCTGCAAGGGGGGCTTTGCACCCGCCGAGAAGATAGTAAACAGTAACGGGGAGCTGTACCACGAGCAGTGCTTCGTGTGTGCTCAGTGCTTCCAGCAGTTTCCAGAGGGACTCTTCTATGAG TTTGAAGGAAGGAAGTATTGTGAACATGACTTTCAGATGCTCTTTGCTCCTTGCTGTCATCAGTGTG GTGAATTCATCATTGGCCGAGTGATCAAAGCCATGAATAACAGCTGGCATCCTGAGTGCTTCCGCTGTGACCTCTGCCAGGAAGTGCTGGCAGATATTGGGTTTGTCAAGAATGCTGGGAG ACATCTATGTCGCCCCTGTCATAATCGTGAGAAAGCCAGAGGCCTTGGAAAATACATCTGCCAGAAATGCCATGCCATCATTGATGAGCAGCCGCTGATATTCAAGAATGACCCTTACCATCCAGACCATTTCAACTGTGCCAATTGCGG GAAGGAGCTGACAGCTGATGCCCGGGAGCTGAAGGGAGAACTGTACTGCCTGCCGTGCCATGATAAAATGGGAGTCCCCATCTGTGGCGCTTGTCGACGGCCCATTGAAGGGCGTGTGGTGAATGCCATGGGCAAGCAGTGGCATGTGGAG cattttgtttGTGCCAAGTGTGAAAAGCCATTTCTTGGACATCGCCATTATGAAAGGAAGGGCCTGGCCTATTGCGAAACCCACTATAACCAG ctatTTGGTGATGTTTGTTTCCACTGCAACCGTGTTATAGAGGGTGATG TGGTCTCTGCTCTGAATAAGGCCTGGTGTGTCAACTGTTTTGCCTGCTCGACCTGCAACACTAAATTAACACTCAA GGATAAGTTTGTTGAAATTGATCTAAAACCAGTCTGCAAACACTGTTATGAAAAAATGCCAGAAGAATTTAAGAGGCGACTTGCCAAAcgggagagagaagcaaaggataaggagaagcagaaaaagaaaaagccagtcTGTTTGTAA